A stretch of the bacterium genome encodes the following:
- a CDS encoding potassium channel family protein: MIRLALKTRSYLEMLTVLGVMVVLTPLTQSRETPLADFILSFSFLLLLVASLQTVSTRGIKPRSKWVRGGIYGAAGIALILDIGDLIFGRQHTPDMPWLRGLSTACYAVLLGAVCCVIVKDLFSGKKVSVDKIYGAISVYLLIGMFWVCLYSLLCLADPMAITYADGSRVNAYGTIIYFSFTTIATVGYGDIIPRSQIAMTLSNLEAVTGQMFLAVVVARLVGYYIAQSRDQAPDTTN; encoded by the coding sequence ATGATCCGGTTGGCCTTGAAAACCCGATCATACCTGGAAATGCTCACGGTCCTGGGGGTGATGGTCGTCCTCACCCCCTTGACCCAGAGCCGCGAAACACCGCTGGCCGATTTCATCCTTTCCTTTTCCTTCCTCCTGCTTCTTGTCGCCAGCCTGCAGACCGTATCCACGCGCGGGATCAAGCCCCGCTCGAAATGGGTCCGGGGGGGAATATACGGCGCCGCCGGCATCGCTCTGATATTGGACATCGGAGACCTCATCTTCGGGCGCCAGCATACCCCGGACATGCCCTGGCTGCGGGGGCTGAGCACCGCCTGCTACGCGGTCCTGCTCGGCGCCGTCTGTTGCGTGATCGTCAAGGACCTGTTTTCCGGGAAAAAGGTCTCCGTCGATAAAATCTACGGCGCGATCAGCGTCTACCTGCTGATCGGAATGTTCTGGGTCTGCCTGTACAGCCTTCTCTGCCTGGCCGATCCCATGGCCATAACCTACGCGGATGGGTCCCGGGTCAACGCTTACGGAACCATCATTTATTTCAGCTTCACCACCATCGCCACCGTGGGGTACGGCGATATCATTCCCCGCTCCCAGATCGCCATGACCCTGAGCAACCTGGAAGCGGTGACCGGCCAGATGTTTCTGGCCGTGGTCGTCGCCCGGCTGGTGGGATATTATATCGCCCAGTCTAGGGACCAGGCGCCGGACACGACGAACTGA
- a CDS encoding TetR/AcrR family transcriptional regulator yields MEIAPQTRETILKAALQVFTSRGFAGASMREIAELSGVTKPTIYYYFANKEELYRYLVRTILDDFNDKVVAVASGTGAPGRKLLDVARLHMNSCQEFPDYIKLFIMAIYRLDSYAPPTDIAQYGKRGIDSIAAIVREGIDSGAFREVDPVKATLHLLGALHMQELLVMKRHHDYLTLPAATPEELIGLFLEGIARR; encoded by the coding sequence ATGGAAATCGCTCCACAGACCAGGGAAACCATTCTCAAAGCGGCCCTGCAGGTTTTCACCAGTCGGGGTTTCGCGGGGGCCTCGATGCGCGAGATCGCCGAATTGAGCGGCGTGACCAAGCCCACCATTTATTACTATTTCGCCAACAAGGAAGAACTCTACCGCTACCTGGTGCGAACCATCCTGGATGACTTCAACGACAAGGTGGTGGCGGTAGCCTCGGGGACCGGCGCGCCCGGCCGCAAGCTGCTGGATGTCGCCCGGCTGCACATGAATTCCTGCCAGGAATTTCCCGATTACATCAAGCTGTTCATCATGGCGATCTACCGCCTGGATTCCTACGCTCCCCCCACCGATATCGCCCAGTACGGGAAACGCGGCATCGATTCCATCGCCGCTATCGTTCGGGAAGGTATCGATTCGGGGGCCTTCAGGGAGGTCGACCCCGTCAAGGCGACGTTACATCTCCTCGGGGCCCTGCATATGCAGGAGTTGCTCGTCATGAAACGGCACCATGACTATCTGACCCTGCCGGCCGCGACTCCCGAGGAACTGATAGGGCTCTTCCTGGAAGGAATCGCGCGACGATGA